GGACGCATACGGATATGTTCTTTCCAATCGAGTGATCGAATATTATCTTCGGTATATTGATTTTGCTCTAGCATAAATGAATTAAGGATTTTTGGCTAATGTACCATTTATCGGTAAAAAATGAAAGCGTATTTCTTTTTTGTTATGAATAATAACAGTTTAAAATCTATTTAAATTGATTTTAAAATAAAACGGACGCTAAAATTATAAAAAAACTGCTTTTTCAGCAAAAAAATACTATTTGATTCCCAGTACCTGCTTCGCCAGCGCAATCATTTCGGGGGTTCCCGTATTTTTGTTTTTTTCGTCAGACAATTTTACAACTCCCTGCCAATGAGTATTATCAGGCTTTGTTTCGGTTAGTTTTATAACCATATTCATCGCCGGAAGTCCAACATCGTTTGTAAAGTTTGTTCCTATCCCAAACGACATTTTGATTTTGTCCTTACAAAAATCTGTTATTTTTTTTACTTTATCAAAATTGAGTGAATCCGAAAAAACAATCGCTTTCGATTTTGGGTCGATTCCCATTTTTATGTAGTGCGAAATTACTTTTTGTGCAAATTCGACTGGGTCGCCGCTGTCATGTCTGACGCCGTCAAAAAGTTTTGAGTATTTTTTATCAAACTGATCAAAAAATATTTCGGTAGTATAAGTGTCTGTTAAAGCAATTCCGAGGTCGCCGCCGTAAACCTGTGTCCAGTGTTCCAGACTTACAGAATTGGCCATTTTGAAACCATACTGCGCAGCATGAAACATAAACCATTCGTGTGCATGTGTCCCCAGAGGCCTGCGGTTATTAATCATTGCAAAATGTACATTGCTTGTCCCGATGAAACTCTGACTGCCGTATGTTCTTAAGGTTTCGTTTACCAGATTATGAACCTCATAAGAATGACGGCGTCTGGTGCCAAACTCTAAAACCGAAACGCCTAGTTTATTATAGTT
This portion of the Flavobacterium gelatinilyticum genome encodes:
- the pncB gene encoding nicotinate phosphoribosyltransferase, with amino-acid sequence METTFLKSILDNDFYKFTMQHAVIKLFPKAKVRYGFINRGKHIFPAGFAELLRRSVDAMADLRLTKDEKSYLAHYCPYLDPTYLDFLQGYRFDPSEVQISQEGSEIKVTVEGFWYRTILWEVPLMALISELFYKSSHLIRLNDDAIKKLTKEKIDNYNKLGVSVLEFGTRRRHSYEVHNLVNETLRTYGSQSFIGTSNVHFAMINNRRPLGTHAHEWFMFHAAQYGFKMANSVSLEHWTQVYGGDLGIALTDTYTTEIFFDQFDKKYSKLFDGVRHDSGDPVEFAQKVISHYIKMGIDPKSKAIVFSDSLNFDKVKKITDFCKDKIKMSFGIGTNFTNDVGLPAMNMVIKLTETKPDNTHWQGVVKLSDEKNKNTGTPEMIALAKQVLGIK